The following proteins come from a genomic window of Gossypium raimondii isolate GPD5lz chromosome 5, ASM2569854v1, whole genome shotgun sequence:
- the LOC105768326 gene encoding uncharacterized protein LOC105768326 has translation MEILRSSSIFIILLVFVPALIQTKADSVYCSNPRSRCYGKYIECPYECPSTSYGNYKAKVCHVNCDSPVCKSYCKHRKPDCNGPGSACYDPRFIGGDGIVFYFHGKSNEHFSLVSDTNLQINGRFIGHRPAGRTRDFTWIQALGILFNTHSFSLEAIKAATWNDEVDHLKFSYNREDLIVPEGALSSWYSPEKDVKVERVANKNSVIVTLKDSAEIMVNVVPVTKEDDKIHNYKVPSDDCFAHLEVQFRFFALSPKVDGVLGRTYQLDFQNPAKPGVAMPVVGGEDKYRTTELLSANCLTCLYSPENSSNQEMTSVTEYLTLDCTRGASAGYGIVCKK, from the exons ATGGAGATTCTAAGAAGCAGctctatttttatcattttgctCGTCTTTGTGCCAGCTCTGATTCAAACAAAAGCAGATTCTGTGTATTGCAGTAATCCAAGAAGCCGATGCTATGGAAAATACATAGAATGTCCCTATGAATGTCCAAGCACTAGCTATGGCAATTACAAAGCTAAAGTCTGTCATGTTAACTGTGATTCACCCGTCTGCAAATCTTATTGTAAAC ATCGTAAACCAGACTGTAATGGTCCTGGATCAGCTTGTTACGATCCTCGTTTCATTGGTGGTGATGGCATTGTGTTTTATTTCCATGGAAAGAGCAATGAGCATTTCAGCTTGGTGTCCGATACCAATCTCCAAATCAACGGTCGCTTCATCGGCCATCGTCCCGCTGGTCGAACCAGGGACTTCACTTGGATTCAAGCGCTTGGGATCTTATTCAACACTCATTCTTTCTCCCTTGAAGCCATCAAAGCTGCAACATGGAACGATGAAGTGGACCATTTAAAGTTCAGTTACAATAGGGAGGATTTAATTGTCCCAGAAGGGGCTTTGTCCAGTTGGTATTCACCTGAAAAGGATGTGAAAGTCGAAAGAGTTGCAAATAAGAACAGTGTGATTGTAACATTGAAAGATAGTGCAGAGATTATGGTGAATGTGGTTCCTGTGACAAAAGAAGATGATAAAATCCATAACTACAAAGTACCATCTGATGATTGCTTTGCTCACTTGGAAGTTCAGTTTAGGTTCTTTGCCCTTTCACCTAAGGTGGATGGGGTGCTCGGCAGGACTTACCAGCTGGATTTCCAGAACCCGGCGAAACCCGGTGTGGCAATGCCTGTTGTTGGTGGTGAAGACAAGTATAGGACCACCGAACTTCTTTCTGCAAATTGCTTAACTTGTTTATACTCGCCGGAAAATAGTTCCAACCAGGAGATGACATCTGTGACTGAATATCTAACTCTTGATTGCACCCGTGGGGCTTCTGCTGGATATGGAATTGTTTGCAAGAAATAA